The window AACAAATGCTGTTCGAGATTTAATGTCAGGTGATCTTATTGCTGGTGTGAGTCGAGGAGCTGAAGCGGTCATAACGGCTTTATCGATTGCGACAGGCATAGCACTAGCGATCGCTCTATTTTTATAGGCGAAGGGTTCGGGAGGAAAAAATGATTATTGAATTAATATTTTGTTTCTTTGCTACAGTAGCATTTGGTG is drawn from Desertibacillus haloalkaliphilus and contains these coding sequences:
- a CDS encoding threonine/serine exporter family protein: EFTSAFLGGTVAIFLVLLGLGENLDQVIIGTLMPLVPGIPLTNAVRDLMSGDLIAGVSRGAEAVITALSIATGIALAIALFL